AAGTGCCGAACGCCATGGTGTTGAATCCAAGCCGGGGCGCCGATGGTGTTGCCGTACTGCCCAAGGCGTGGCGCGATGGCGAATAATCATGATATTCCGGAATTGATGCCGGTTCCGGAGCAATTGCATGTCTTCGACGTGTATCGCATGCAGGTGCGGTTCCTCCGGTCGGATCTACAGGGATTCACCGGTAGATTGAGCCGAAATGATGCCATACGTGTGGCCAATGCGGTCGGCGAGGTAAAGCCTGAAGAACAGGTGTGGCTGTAATTCTGTTCTGCCGTCTAACTGGTTCGGGGTACTCACTGTGAACCAGTGCACAATTGCGATGGTCGGATGTCTTTCTACAGTCCGCTTATATGTGAAGGTTTTGTGGTCGACGTTGCGTCATATGTTGCTTGTGACGTTGCGTAATGCGGCATATTGCTTGGTGAAAGGAGGTTAGGCCATGTCGATGGACGATGAAACGGACAGCCGATACACCACAGGGGACATCGCCAAACTCACTGGTGTGAGTGTGCGAACCGTGCAGTACTACGACGCCAAAGGTCTGTTGATTCCCAATGAGATCAGCGACGGCGGCCGAAGGCTGTATGGGGCTGCAGAGGTCGAGCGGATGCGGGTCATCCTTTTTCTCAAAGGACTCGGCTTCAAGCTGGAGCAGATTCGCTCGATTCTGTCGGACGAGCGGCCGGAACGGGTGCTGGTTGATTTGCTGGATCAGCAGACGGCATCCTTGCAGTCGGGTATCGCCGAGCAGAAGCAACGTCTTGATGACTGCTTGCAGCTGCGCAAAGCACTGACGGTCTCGGCGTCGGACTTCGTATCGTCAACATTAACCGACATGGCAACCGTTATGAACACCACAACCACTCATTCCCTGCGCACCACATATTTGGTCATGCTGGCAATCGCATTGCCCGCGACTTTGTTGCAAATTGCATGCCTCGTCATCGGTGTGATGACAGATGTATGGTGGCCGCTGCCGGTCGCCGTTCTGCTGGCGATTGCGCTCACTGTTGCGGCGATGAAGTACTATCGCTCCCGCGTGCAGTACCTATGTCCGGCTTGCCATGAGACCTTCCAGCCGGGTATGCGAGAGTTCGTATTCGCCGCACACACGCCCAAGACACGCAAGCTTACCTGCCCGCATTGCGGTCACAGGGGGTACTGCATGGAACTCAGCATCTGAAAGTTTCTGATTATAGCGTTCGATTTACCAACGGTAGTTGTCGCAGAATTTGCGACAACTACCGCCCTGTCAAAATATGTGCGTTGTGCAGGGCTAAATTGTTTCAGGTCGCGGCTCGGGCGGTAGGGTCTGCCGTTTTATCGCTGCTTCGGCGTTCCTGTTGCTGATTGATGGATGATATTACGCTTGCGTCGGGTCTTTCTGCAGCAGCAGGAAGACCAGCGCCGCGACGAGCAGGATTGCGATGGACAGCACGCCGAACGAGGCGTTGCCGGTCAGGGACGTGGTGGTGGCCACCAGGAAGGTGCCGATGATTGAGGCGGTCTTGCCGAAGATATCGTAGAAGCCGTAGTACTCGTTGGCGTGATCCTTGGGGATGATCTTGCCGTAGTACGAGCGGGAGAGCGCCTGGATGCCGCCTTGGAACATGCCGACCAGAATCGCCAGAATCCAGAACTCCACGGCCGATTTCATGAAGAACGCGGCGAAGAGCACGATGCACATGTATGCTACGACCGCCGCCGTGATCATCGCCTTGCAACCGAATCGCGCCGCCAGGCGGCCGTAGAGAATCGCGCAGGGGAAGGCCACGAACTGCGTGACGAGCAGTGCCACCACCAGCTGGGTGGAGTCGATGCCAAGCTCGGCACCGTAGGAGGTACTCATCGAAATCACCGTGTTCACGGCATCGATGTAGAAGAAGAACGCGATCATGAACATCCACAACGGCTTGTTCTTCACGATTTTGCCGAACGTGCCCGCCAGTTCGCTGAACGTGCCGCGCATGGCCGAGCCCAGCTGGTCACGGGTGGCGCGATAGTGCACTTGGCGGTAGCTGGTAAGCAGCGGGATGGTGAATGCCACCCACCAGATGGCGGTGATGATGAATGAGGCGCGCGTGCAAGCCACCGTGGACCAGCCGAAGAGCGACGGGCCGCCGAAGATCAGCACGATGCAGAAGATGAACGGCACGGTGGAGCCGATGTAGCCCCAGCCGTAGCCGTGCGAGGAGACCTTGTCCATGCGCTCGTTCGAGGTGGTGTCGATAAGCATCGAATCATAGAACGTCAGCGAGCCGTTAAGGCCGATGGTCGCCAGAATGTAGACGACCAGGAACGGCAGCCAGGTCAGGGGCAAGGCCATTGCGCAGCAGGTGACCACGCCGGTGCCGAAGAAGCCCAGGAAGAACTTGATTTTCATGCCTTGCACGTCGGCGATGGAGCCGAGCAACGGCATGAGCAGCGCTATGACCAAGGAGGCAATGGTTTGCGCGTAGCCCCAGGCGGACACGATGTTGCCGTCCGCCGGCATCAGCGATTTGGCGTAAATGGGGATGACGGCGGTGGACAGCAGCACGAATGCCGAGTTGCCGACGTCGTAGATGATCCACTTCTTTTCGCGGGCGGTCAGTTTGGCGCTTTGCGGCACCGGTTCGTGGACATTCGTGGGATCAGTCATATGCACTCCTCGACGGTATTCAACTCAATCTATCGTAGAAGCGCGGACTAGGGTGGGGGGCCATTCCGGTTGAACGGCGGGTGAATAATGCCGGGGCCCCTTTCTAAGGGGAGCCAGGGCAGAAAAATAGCTCCCCTCGCTGAGGGGAGCTGGCCGCGAAGCGGACTGAAGGGAGCCGATCGTGGACTGAAGGGAGCCGATCGTGGATTCCCCCAGATGAGGAAATCCACTCAATCGTCCGGAAACTATTCGCCGATCAGCGCGATGGCCTCGTCGTAATCGGGGCATTGCGGCACGCCGTTGAGGCTGCGCTGGATGGCGATGGATGCCGCCGCGTTGGCGATCTTTACCGATTCGGCCAGACTATGGCCCTTTGCCAGCATCGCGCACATCACGCCGGTGTGGCAACCGCCCGCCGAACGGGTGTGTACGGCCTTGGTCGGGTATCCCTCGATATGAATCGTCTCGCCACCTGGCTCACGAATCCAAGCGCCGCGGGCGCCGACACGCACCACCAGCGGCGCGCGCAGTGTAGTGCCCAAGCCGTCACACAACTGGTGCATGAAGTCGTCGAGTCCACCGCCGATGGTGACCTTGCTGTCGTCGATCGGCGCGCCCAGGCGCTCGGCCAGCGTCATGGCCTCCTGACGGTTGCAGGACCAGACCGGGCGTGCGAGCACCAGGTCCTCAAGCATATGGTCGTTGACCAGACGCAACGTATTGGTGGGATTGATCACCAGCGTGTAGTCGCGTGCAGCCGGGTCGGTACCGGCCTTGAGTAGGAATCCGTCCACGCCGGTGGCCGTATGGTCCATCAGTGTGTTGCCGCTGATGTGCACCACGTCTTTGGGCTGCGGCTCCAGCGTGTTGAACGTGTCCGCGTCGCCATGAGCCTCGGCGCCATAGGAAGCGATGAACGTCTTCTTCGGCGCGCCGGAGCTCAGCACCACGCGGAAACCGGAATCCTCATCAAGACGATCCTGGCCGATATGCGTAATGCCGTTGTCTTGGAATGACTGGCGGATGAAATGCGCCCACAGGCCGTTGCCCAGAATGCCGGCGTGCTCGGTCGGCACGCCCATGCGGCTGGCCGCCTGCAGCACGCGATAGCTGCCGCCAATGGAAGGCTTCGGATGATCGGCCACGGCGAATCCGCCCTGTGCCGGCACCTCGTCCACATTGAGCATAATGTCCACCCAGACTTGCCCCAGTGAAATCACGCTGGGCTCGTGAGTGCCGATACCTCGCCTGAGATTCAACATGACAGCCTCCTTCGTCGTAAGTTGCACGAGGACCCCTTCGTCCCTTGCCATCTCTTATACCGAGATTATATGAGAGTTTGCTGGATGCGGAATAGGCAAGCCGGCGTGTTTTATCAGGTAAACGCTACGATTTGCGGCGTAATTCGCCGATGGCGAACCAATGCCGAGCCGCTCGCGAACCGCTGATGGCCCACTCGCAAGTTACGCTCGAACCGCGCGTGAACCGCCGAAGTTCACCCATGATACACGCAAGAGTTGCGGTTGTCGGTATTGGGCTATATATTTGTGAAGTTGTGTGTTCGGCATGTCGGGTGAAACCGGCGGTCGAATGCGCGAAAGACTTGACACATCAAGGTTAAGGGAGTCCATCATGGCAGCTCGTTGCGCAGTGTGCGGCAAGGGACCGCAGACCGGTTTCACCGTTTCCCATTCGCACCGTCGTACCAAGCGTAGCTTCCGCCCGAACCTGCAGTCTGTGCGCACCACGATTGATGGCGAGAACACTCGCCTGCGCGTGTGCGTCAAGTGCCTCAAGGCCGGCAAGGTTCAGCGCGTGGCCGCGTGAATCGCGTACTAACGTGGAGCAAAACCCGTTTGAGCTTCGGCTCAGCGGGTTTTGTTGTTTCTGCGGCCTAAAGGGGCCGTGCGAATAGAATAGGCCAATATGAGCATCACTATGGACACCACTCTCGCTTCGCTGGTCACCAACAAGCGTCGCGTGTCCGCGCTCAAATCGCTGGGAATCGTCACTGTCGGCGACGCCCTGACCTACTATCCCTTCCGCGTCACCGAACCGGTGCCGCTTCGCGCCATCCGCGAGGCCGCACCCGGCCAGCAGATG
The window above is part of the Bifidobacterium longum subsp. infantis ATCC 15697 = JCM 1222 = DSM 20088 genome. Proteins encoded here:
- a CDS encoding MerR family transcriptional regulator, encoding MSMDDETDSRYTTGDIAKLTGVSVRTVQYYDAKGLLIPNEISDGGRRLYGAAEVERMRVILFLKGLGFKLEQIRSILSDERPERVLVDLLDQQTASLQSGIAEQKQRLDDCLQLRKALTVSASDFVSSTLTDMATVMNTTTTHSLRTTYLVMLAIALPATLLQIACLVIGVMTDVWWPLPVAVLLAIALTVAAMKYYRSRVQYLCPACHETFQPGMREFVFAAHTPKTRKLTCPHCGHRGYCMELSI
- a CDS encoding MFS transporter; its protein translation is MTDPTNVHEPVPQSAKLTAREKKWIIYDVGNSAFVLLSTAVIPIYAKSLMPADGNIVSAWGYAQTIASLVIALLMPLLGSIADVQGMKIKFFLGFFGTGVVTCCAMALPLTWLPFLVVYILATIGLNGSLTFYDSMLIDTTSNERMDKVSSHGYGWGYIGSTVPFIFCIVLIFGGPSLFGWSTVACTRASFIITAIWWVAFTIPLLTSYRQVHYRATRDQLGSAMRGTFSELAGTFGKIVKNKPLWMFMIAFFFYIDAVNTVISMSTSYGAELGIDSTQLVVALLVTQFVAFPCAILYGRLAARFGCKAMITAAVVAYMCIVLFAAFFMKSAVEFWILAILVGMFQGGIQALSRSYYGKIIPKDHANEYYGFYDIFGKTASIIGTFLVATTTSLTGNASFGVLSIAILLVAALVFLLLQKDPTQA
- a CDS encoding carbohydrate kinase family protein, which produces MLNLRRGIGTHEPSVISLGQVWVDIMLNVDEVPAQGGFAVADHPKPSIGGSYRVLQAASRMGVPTEHAGILGNGLWAHFIRQSFQDNGITHIGQDRLDEDSGFRVVLSSGAPKKTFIASYGAEAHGDADTFNTLEPQPKDVVHISGNTLMDHTATGVDGFLLKAGTDPAARDYTLVINPTNTLRLVNDHMLEDLVLARPVWSCNRQEAMTLAERLGAPIDDSKVTIGGGLDDFMHQLCDGLGTTLRAPLVVRVGARGAWIREPGGETIHIEGYPTKAVHTRSAGGCHTGVMCAMLAKGHSLAESVKIANAAASIAIQRSLNGVPQCPDYDEAIALIGE
- the rpmB gene encoding 50S ribosomal protein L28; this encodes MAARCAVCGKGPQTGFTVSHSHRRTKRSFRPNLQSVRTTIDGENTRLRVCVKCLKAGKVQRVAA